One Cellulomonas sp. WB94 genomic window, TGGTTGTCGATGCGCCGCGACTCGTGGCGCTCGGTGCCGAGCACGTACAGGCCACCCAGGTCGACGACCTCGTCGTGCTCGGAGGCGACCGCCTCCACGGCCTTCGCGAGAGCGTCGGGCCACGCGGCCTCGTACTCCACCGCGTCATCCGCCGGGTCGAGGCCGCGTGCGGCGAGGTCCGCGACGGCCATGAACTCGGCGTTGCCGCCGAGCATGATGTCGGTACCGCGACCGGCCATGTTCGTCGCGACCGTCACGGCACCCTTGCGCCCGGCCTGCGCGACGATCGACGCCTCACGTGCGTGCTGCTTGGCGTTCAGGACCTCGTGCGGCACGCCCAGCTTCTTGAGCTTCGCCGAGAGCAGCTCGCTCTTCTCGACGCTCGTCGTGCCCACGAGGACCGGCTGCCCCTTGGCGTGCCGCTCGACGATGTCCACGACGACCGCGTCGAACTTGGCGGACTCGTTCTTGTAGACGAGGTCACCCTGGTCGAGGCGGCGCATCGGCTTGTTCGTCGGGATGGGCACGACGCCGAGCTTGTACGTGCCCTGGAACTCGGCGGCCTCGGTCTCGGCGGTGCCGGTCATCCCGGCGAGCTTGCCGTACAGGCGGAAGTAGTTCTGGAGCGTGATCGTGGCGAGCGTCTGGTTCTCGGCCTTGATCGCCACGCCCTCCTTGGCCTCGATCGCCTGGTGCATGCCCTCGTTGTAGCGGCGTCCCGGCAGGATGCGCCCGGTGTGCTCGTCGACGATGAGGACCTCGCCGTTCATGACGACGTAGTCCTTGTCGCGCTTGAACAGCTCCTTGGCCTTGATCGCGTTGTTCAGGAAGCCGATGAGCGGCGTGTTGAGCGACTCGTAGAGGTTGTCGATCCCGAGGTAGTCCTCGACGCGGGCGATCCCGGGCTCGAGGACGCCGACGGTCCGCTTCTTCTCGTCGACCTCGTAGTCGTGCTCGGCGGTCAGTCGCCGCGCGACCTTCGCGAACTCGCCGTACCAGCGGTTCGCGTCGCCCGACGACGGGCCCGAGATGATCAGCGGGGTGCGGGCCTCGTCGATGAGGATCGAGTCGACCTCGTCGACGATCGCGAAGTTGTGACCGCGCTGGACCAGCTCGTCGGTCGTCCACGCCATGTTGTCGCGCAGGTAGTCGAAACCGAACTCGTTGTTCGTGCCGTACGTGATGTCGGCCGCGTACTGCTCACGCCGCTCGGCGGGCGTCTGGTTCGACAGGATCACGCCGGTCGACATGCCGAGGAACCGGAAGACGCGACCCATGAGGTCGGACTGGTAGCTCGCCAGGTAGTCGTTGACCGTGACGACGTGCACGCCCTTGCCGGACAGCGCGTTGAGATAGGCCGGGAGGGTCGCGACGAGCGTCTTGCCCTCACCGGTCTTCATCTCGGCGATGTTCCCGAGGTGCAGGGCCGCACCGCCCATGAGCTGCACGTCGAAGTGGCGC contains:
- the secA gene encoding preprotein translocase subunit SecA; amino-acid sequence: MPAILEKVLRLGEGRIVKKLSGMANQVNALEDSFHSLSDAELREETDRFKARLADGESLDDLLPEAFAAVREASRRTLGQRHFDVQLMGGAALHLGNIAEMKTGEGKTLVATLPAYLNALSGKGVHVVTVNDYLASYQSDLMGRVFRFLGMSTGVILSNQTPAERREQYAADITYGTNNEFGFDYLRDNMAWTTDELVQRGHNFAIVDEVDSILIDEARTPLIISGPSSGDANRWYGEFAKVARRLTAEHDYEVDEKKRTVGVLEPGIARVEDYLGIDNLYESLNTPLIGFLNNAIKAKELFKRDKDYVVMNGEVLIVDEHTGRILPGRRYNEGMHQAIEAKEGVAIKAENQTLATITLQNYFRLYGKLAGMTGTAETEAAEFQGTYKLGVVPIPTNKPMRRLDQGDLVYKNESAKFDAVVVDIVERHAKGQPVLVGTTSVEKSELLSAKLKKLGVPHEVLNAKQHAREASIVAQAGRKGAVTVATNMAGRGTDIMLGGNAEFMAVADLAARGLDPADDAVEYEAAWPDALAKAVEAVASEHDEVVDLGGLYVLGTERHESRRIDNQLRGRSGRQGDPGESRFYLSLQDDLMRLFNSGLAESLMTRAGFPDDLPLESKLVTRGIQSAQSQVEARNFEIRKNVLKYDDVMSRQRTVIYDERRRVLEGEDLQEQIQHFSRDVLAAYITGATNAGRPEEWDLDALWVALRGVYPITITPDEVVEQAGGPTRLSTELIEAEVVSDATHAYAEREALIGEENMRQLERRVVLSVLDRKWREHLYEMDYLKEGIGLRAMAQRDPLIEYQREGFQLFGAMTDAIKEESVAYLYNLEVKVAEPEAEEGQVTAQSAAQAALGAGAAAAGPRPDGGEAPSVTPAAVESGPQRTRRPTIVAKGIDGPERRAPLQYSAPSVDGDAGAAGAASAAAGSDDAGAGAAGSNREERRKAAKQQRRRG